The window TTCAGGCTCCTCAAGGTGGGCTGATGTGTCCTGATGAGCTTTCAGGGCTTGGCTCTGGAGTGTGTCTGCTCCAAGAATCCCAGACTCAGTCTGCTCCAGCTTGAATGTGGGGAGAGCCAAGagctttgttttccctctgctcctcctcaggaGTATTTCCTTCAGCACACGGCTCCTCGGCTGCAGACTCCACGCCTTGGCTGCCAGGAGAAGTTGTCTTtcttctggaaataatttttttttccgtAATTATTGTTGTTATCTTaaccaggcagagctgccagctctggagaTGAGACCTTCCATTAACCTGAGTCACGATGAGGATCCTTCCTAAAGAGGATCTGCTGCTCTTGCTTAATCTGGGCAGGGAAAGAGAGGATGGGACTGGACATAATTCCATGGATGTCAGAGAAAGCAGGGCAGGATTTGACTCTCCTGTGGAACATTTCAGAGTGAGAGGAaaggagctgtgccagaggaagctcagctgggacagcagcagcaatttgcccatggaaagggagctcaggccttggcaggggctgcccagggagctttgcagtgcccatccctgcaggtgtgccctggaggtggcactgagtgctctgggctgggcacaaggtgcccgtggggcacagctggcactgcatgggctggcagggctgtgccagcccttccAGGGATTCTGtaaggagctgggcaggggctggagccccaggaggggctgaggagctggaaggggctgcagaatccctgagggagctggaaggggctgcagaatccctgagggagctgggaaggggctgcagaatccctgaggagctggaaggggctgcagaatccctgaggagctggaaggggctggggctggagcaaaggaggctcaggggccctcgtggctctgcacaaggccctgccaggagggcacagccgggggggtcgggctctgctcgcagggaacagggacaggagcagagggaacacagaatcacagaataatgaggttggaagagacctctgagatcatcaagtccaggcTATGCCCAAACACCTCAAGTAGACTATAGCACCAAGTTCCATGTTCAGtcttttaaacacatccagagatggtgattctaccacctccctgggaagagcattccagtactttattattctttcggtgaaaaatattttcctaatatccaacctatacctTCCTTGACGTAGCTTCagacagccccaggctgggccagggcaggctcagctgggacagcagcagcaatttgcccatggaaagggagctcaggccttggcagtgcccatccctaGCGGTGCCCAAGGCCTGGACGTGGCACTCAGTTCAacaagctgggcacagggcacagctgggcctggATGATCTCCGAGCTTCCTCCTTTCCTCATGAATTCTGGCGCTCCCATAACATTCCTCTCCCTCCGTTCCCTTGCCCAGGAGCGTCCGAGCTGACGGCGTTCAGCGACCCCCGGGTGGGCATCGAGCGCTCCTTCCCGGCGCTGCCGTCCATCTCCGACCCGCGCATGCACTACCCGGGCGCCTTCACCTACACGCCCACGCCCGTCAGCTCCGCCATCGGCATCGGCATGTCGGCCATGTCCACGGCCTCCAGGTACCACACGTACCTCCCGCCGCCCTACCCCGGCTCCTCCCAGGCCCAGGGCGGCCCCTTCCAGACCAGCTCCCCCTCGTACCACCTGTACTACGGCACCTCGGCCGGCTCCTACCAGTTCTCCATGATCTCGGGCGGGGAGCGCTCGCCGCCGCGCATCCACCCGCCCTGCACCAACGCCTCCACGGGCTCCGCGCTGCTCAACCCCAGCCTGCCCAACCAGAGCGACGTGGTGGAGGCCGAAGGCAGCCACAGCAACTCGCCCACCAACATGGCCAGCAcggccaggctggaggaggccGTGTGGAGGCCCTACTGAGGATGAGGAGGTCAGGAAGGAGCTCGAGGGTCAGGACTTCACGCACTTCCCATTGCCCGGCGCCCGGAGGGATCCCAGAAACTTCCCCGCGGGCCCTGCCGCGTTCATCCACGAGTTTCAGGAGCAAACCCTTGGGAAGTCAGCGCTCCCAGGGGCCGTGGCTCTCGTTGCCAGGCCCTGGCAAAGGATTCCCGGCAGGAGAACGAGctcctgggaaggaggaggcCCCAGTTGGTGGTGCAGAGGTAGCGAGGGTGGATAGAAGGGTATCCAGCCTGATTCCAGGCCTGTGGCTTCCCAACGTGCCTGGGCTTGAAGGTCTCCACAGCCCTAAAAGAGAATTTCGGTTCACTTCTATTTTTAAGActtaaaaccttaaaaaaaaaaaaaaaaaaaaccaaccaaaaaacaaagataaatcTTAGTGAGTTTACTGCATCTTAGGGATATCTTAAGTGTAAGGAAGTATAGGAAGATTCCCAGAGGGAAACTGTGAACGCTTCTGTTTTCGCAATGCTGTGAATGAGAGGTTTTATATGTTGGacttcattctttcttttctttgttttgtttgtatatTCCAAAGAATATGGAGTTTTTTTATTactggggtggttttttttgttttgttttattttgttttgggtttaggttttttggtgttttttggttttgttttgttttcttttttaggatGCAGCTCATCCTGCTTtgcatcaatttttttttatttctcttggcACCTtataaattgcaaaaaaaaaaaagaatttgctctttttttgttttaatcatgCTTGCTTCTTTCTTGCTTTGTCAACTGAAAGAATCAGCCCCTTTTTCAATGAGTTAATTTAACTTTTTATCtcttggacttttttttttttaacacaatgGCTACAGCCTTGGGTCATTTTCAACTACTGTATTTCTTTGATGAGTTGATTGATATTTATGCCTGATATTTAGACTTTTCTTATTTGTTGatactattattatttaaatatgcctatattaaaaaaaatatcagcaattGCCTTTTTTTGGTAGCAGCCAAAGTCAAATTTCTCACATTGAAAAAACGCTGGAATAGCGATGGGCAAAAGTGACCTCTGAATTCCCTAAAAAATATTGTTTACAATTATCTTGCTCTCATTTTACTCAGCTTAGGTCCTCGAAGGCATTGAGGTGCCCAGTTCCTGCTGGAAGGcaccaaaatcccagggaattTCTGTCCCTTTCCGAGTGGTGGAGTcatctctccctcctcctcctttgtcACCAGTGGTGACCCTCAGGATCAAGAATCAGGACACAGATACTTCCTAAGGCAAATTCAATATTCCCTAATTAAATACCTgcccactgcagggacagcacccagggaatggctcccagggctgggtgggaactgggaattaggaattgttccctggcagggtgggaggccctggaatagaattcccacagcagctgtggccgCCCCTggatgctggcagtgcccaaggccaggctggagcagcctgggacagtggaaggggtccctgcccatggcaattTTggtggatgagctttaagatccct is drawn from Zonotrichia leucophrys gambelii isolate GWCS_2022_RI chromosome 1, RI_Zleu_2.0, whole genome shotgun sequence and contains these coding sequences:
- the LOC135454289 gene encoding runt-related transcription factor 1-like: MGVFVLADSRQVQPSPPWSYDQSYQYLGSMATPAVHPATPISPGRAGGITSLTAELSSRLSGASELTAFSDPRVGIERSFPALPSISDPRMHYPGAFTYTPTPVSSAIGIGMSAMSTASRYHTYLPPPYPGSSQAQGGPFQTSSPSYHLYYGTSAGSYQFSMISGGERSPPRIHPPCTNASTGSALLNPSLPNQSDVVEAEGSHSNSPTNMASTARLEEAVWRPY